The Brachyspira aalborgi genome has a segment encoding these proteins:
- a CDS encoding ABC transporter ATP-binding protein, whose translation MNGNIIVSLQNINVSYGENSILENLNLEIKDKEFLTLLGPSGCGKTTILRTIAGFIKPDSGKVFFDGKVINDMPAYKREVNTVFQRYALFPHLNVFENIAFGLNLKKVNKSEIKERVYQMLKMVNLENYGARNINNLSGGQQQRVAIARALINKPRVLLLDEPLGALDLKLRKEMQIELKKIQQSLEITFVYVTHDQEEALTMSDTVAVMKDGDILQIGTPQDIYNEPKNAFIADFIGESNIIDGIMHADYSVEFAGYIFDCVDKGFESLEKVDVVIRPEDIIVIPPEDANISGLVESAIFKGVHYEMILDAHGYKWIIHSTEKWEEGSEIGIDIAKENIHIMKREAEEVLI comes from the coding sequence ATGAACGGCAATATAATAGTTTCCTTACAAAATATTAATGTTTCTTACGGCGAAAATTCTATTTTAGAAAATCTTAATTTGGAAATAAAAGACAAAGAATTTTTAACTTTGCTCGGACCTTCGGGCTGTGGCAAAACAACAATTTTAAGAACGATAGCGGGATTTATAAAACCAGATTCTGGAAAAGTTTTTTTTGACGGAAAAGTTATAAACGATATGCCCGCTTATAAAAGAGAAGTGAATACGGTTTTTCAAAGATACGCTTTATTTCCGCATTTAAATGTTTTTGAAAATATAGCTTTCGGACTCAATCTAAAAAAAGTAAATAAATCGGAAATTAAAGAAAGAGTTTATCAAATGCTTAAAATGGTTAATTTGGAAAATTACGGAGCAAGAAATATAAATAATCTTTCAGGCGGACAACAGCAGAGAGTCGCAATTGCAAGAGCTTTGATAAATAAGCCGAGAGTTCTTTTGCTTGACGAACCTTTGGGAGCTTTGGATTTAAAATTAAGAAAAGAAATGCAAATTGAACTTAAAAAAATTCAGCAGTCTTTGGAAATAACTTTTGTTTATGTAACGCATGACCAAGAAGAAGCGCTTACAATGAGCGATACTGTCGCGGTTATGAAAGACGGCGATATTCTTCAAATAGGAACTCCTCAAGATATTTACAACGAACCTAAAAACGCTTTTATAGCGGACTTTATCGGCGAGAGCAATATAATTGACGGAATAATGCATGCCGATTATTCTGTAGAATTTGCAGGCTATATTTTCGATTGCGTTGATAAAGGATTTGAAAGTTTAGAAAAAGTCGATGTCGTTATACGCCCAGAAGATATAATAGTGATTCCGCCAGAAGATGCTAATATATCGGGTTTGGTTGAATCGGCAATATTTAAAGGCGTGCATTATGAAATGATATTAGACGCGCATGGCTATAAATGGATAATTCATTCCACTGAAAAATGGGAAGAAGGAAGCGAAATTGGAATAGATATTGCAAAAGAAAATATACATATTATGAAAAGAGAAGCAGAGGAGGTTTTAATATAA
- a CDS encoding GNAT family N-acetyltransferase, whose product MPIVTIEHEEYPSVIVIEYNSLYKNELVNFIHNIKIKDNKEEVYTEPYFFKIMQTNNKNIGLLTIDGRIEGYYYINKENMLKYIYISYPYRRSGFGKLLIAHAIKINPEISFEQVATNQGYNRLINSPIFEDALKGNNSEDVSIEFDDSGGSKEGELTLF is encoded by the coding sequence ATGCCAATCGTAACAATAGAACATGAAGAATATCCTTCGGTTATAGTTATAGAATATAATAGTTTATATAAAAACGAACTTGTTAATTTTATTCATAATATTAAAATAAAAGACAATAAAGAAGAAGTTTATACCGAACCATATTTTTTCAAAATAATGCAAACTAATAATAAAAATATAGGTTTGCTTACTATAGACGGAAGAATTGAAGGATATTATTATATAAATAAAGAAAATATGCTTAAATATATTTATATAAGTTATCCTTATAGAAGAAGCGGTTTCGGAAAATTATTAATCGCTCATGCAATAAAAATAAATCCCGAAATTAGTTTTGAACAGGTTGCTACAAATCAAGGATATAATAGATTAATAAACTCTCCTATATTTGAGGACGCGCTTAAAGGAAATAATTCGGAAGATGTGAGTATAGAATTTGACGATTCAGGCGGAAGTAAAGAAGGCGAGTTAACTCTTTTTTAA
- a CDS encoding hemolysin III family protein, producing the protein MNIKNNKLTNNKNLVSKICAFICIICASSAIAAMVMLLINSKTAREITSFSLYSSFLIIFYIINSIYHFFPFHYKAKKVFFILSHAFFIMMIWGVYIPPCLISLEVGWGWSFFGIITGLCILGITLRSVFGYRWRDWTETIYYFLLNWVWLIAISKISSAVGDYGAILYLTGFLLLNISMVFYRLAMYETNKRYTLFLPMFYSLLIISNICHAIFMFKYVANIF; encoded by the coding sequence ATGAATATTAAAAATAATAAATTAACTAATAATAAAAATTTAGTTTCTAAAATATGCGCCTTTATTTGTATAATTTGCGCAAGTTCGGCAATAGCGGCTATGGTTATGCTTTTGATAAATTCAAAAACTGCAAGGGAGATAACTTCTTTTTCTTTATATTCAAGTTTCTTAATAATTTTTTATATAATTAATTCTATATATCATTTTTTTCCGTTTCATTATAAAGCTAAAAAAGTTTTTTTTATTTTGTCGCATGCATTTTTTATAATGATGATTTGGGGAGTTTATATTCCACCTTGTTTAATTTCGCTTGAAGTTGGTTGGGGATGGAGTTTTTTTGGAATAATCACAGGGCTTTGCATATTAGGAATAACTTTAAGAAGCGTTTTCGGTTATAGATGGCGCGATTGGACTGAAACAATCTATTATTTTCTGCTTAATTGGGTTTGGCTTATTGCAATATCAAAAATTTCTTCGGCTGTCGGAGATTACGGAGCGATACTTTATTTGACGGGATTTTTGCTTTTGAATATATCGATGGTATTTTATAGACTCGCTATGTATGAAACGAATAAAAGATATACTTTATTTTTGCCTATGTTTTATTCTTTGCTTATAATTTCAAATATTTGTCATGCAATTTTTATGTTTAAGTATGTCGCGAATATTTTTTAA
- a CDS encoding AMP-binding protein, whose translation MIKEKLTQYIEDTIKENWDINAFADYGKDRIIKYSDVAKNILIMHNIFKRSSIYKGDKIALCGGNSINWALTYLSIISYGAVVIPILVDFSPNDIASIIKDSGTKYLFIDKNIADKIDSETIDSLDMVFSLEDWTIISVNNNIYKEINYGDNLFNIVELENFSKENFALNIFDNETLATIIYTSGTTGFSKGVMLNHNALAANIKFAIANMPIKPNDNILSFLPLAHVFGCLFDFLFPFSKGACIYMLNAIPSPNILLKAFDEIKPDLILMVPLIIEKIYLKKLLPVISKPLIKNLLKLPLISSILKKSIREKLTKSFGGKFHELIIGGSALNEEVEKFLIDIGFKFTVGYGMTECAPLISYAPWNKHVARSCGCIIDTLKVKIDAENEGEVGEIMVKGENVMLGYYKNPKATAEALSKDGWLKTGDLGVLGENNRIFIRGRSKNMILGSSGQNIYPEEIESKLNAMPYILESLILSRENKLHALLYLDGERIKEENLDEEEIKAKLENNRIEINKLLPEYARISSFNIQSEEFIKNPTKKIKRFLYK comes from the coding sequence ATGATTAAAGAAAAATTGACTCAATATATAGAAGATACGATTAAAGAAAATTGGGATATTAACGCTTTTGCCGATTACGGAAAAGATAGAATAATAAAATATTCCGATGTGGCAAAAAATATTTTAATTATGCATAATATATTTAAAAGAAGTTCAATTTATAAAGGAGATAAAATCGCTCTTTGCGGCGGGAATTCTATTAATTGGGCTTTAACTTATTTGTCTATAATAAGCTATGGAGCCGTTGTAATTCCAATATTGGTTGATTTTTCGCCGAACGATATCGCTTCAATTATAAAAGATTCGGGAACAAAATATTTATTTATTGATAAAAATATAGCCGACAAAATCGACAGCGAAACAATCGACTCTTTGGATATGGTTTTTTCATTGGAAGATTGGACTATAATAAGCGTCAATAATAATATTTATAAAGAAATTAATTACGGAGATAATTTATTTAATATAGTAGAACTTGAAAATTTTAGCAAAGAAAATTTCGCTTTAAATATATTCGACAACGAAACTTTGGCTACGATAATTTATACTTCTGGAACTACGGGATTCAGCAAAGGAGTTATGCTCAATCATAACGCTTTGGCTGCAAATATAAAATTCGCAATAGCAAATATGCCGATAAAACCTAACGACAATATACTTTCTTTTTTGCCTTTAGCTCATGTTTTCGGATGCTTATTTGATTTTTTATTTCCGTTTTCAAAAGGCGCTTGCATATATATGTTAAACGCTATTCCAAGTCCGAATATTTTATTAAAGGCTTTTGACGAAATTAAACCCGATTTAATACTTATGGTGCCTTTGATAATAGAAAAAATTTATTTAAAAAAATTGCTTCCCGTTATAAGCAAACCTTTAATAAAAAATTTATTGAAATTGCCTTTAATATCTTCAATACTCAAAAAAAGCATAAGAGAAAAATTAACAAAATCTTTCGGCGGAAAATTCCATGAACTTATAATAGGCGGAAGCGCATTAAACGAAGAGGTTGAAAAATTTCTTATAGATATAGGATTTAAATTCACGGTTGGATACGGAATGACAGAATGCGCGCCTTTAATAAGTTACGCTCCTTGGAATAAACATGTCGCTCGAAGTTGCGGTTGCATAATAGACACTCTAAAAGTAAAAATAGACGCCGAAAACGAAGGAGAAGTTGGAGAGATAATGGTTAAAGGCGAAAATGTTATGCTTGGATATTATAAAAATCCTAAAGCTACGGCGGAAGCTTTATCAAAAGACGGATGGCTTAAAACGGGAGATTTGGGAGTTTTAGGAGAGAATAACAGAATATTTATTAGAGGAAGAAGCAAAAATATGATATTAGGCTCAAGCGGACAGAATATTTATCCCGAAGAAATTGAAAGCAAATTAAACGCAATGCCTTATATATTGGAATCTTTAATTTTAAGCAGAGAAAATAAACTCCATGCTTTATTATATTTGGACGGAGAAAGAATTAAAGAAGAAAATTTAGATGAAGAAGAAATTAAAGCAAAACTTGAAAATAACAGAATTGAAATAAATAAATTATTGCCCGAATATGCAAGAATTTCGAGTTTTAATATTCAGTCGGAAGAGTTTATAAAAAATCCTACAAAAAAGATAAAAAGGTTTTTGTATAAATAA
- a CDS encoding cupin domain-containing protein encodes MFTKILKSFILISFLSLFLIGCVNNASEEVSEIHPSFIPAVYSLDDLVITNRNQVAGGNGDLVVKYAFVRDNAPKDFTTKEMGYMTLMPGDSVGLHKHEGNEDSYLIVSGVGTYTDEDGSQYEVKAGDMTICRSGHSHALSNSSQSPLIFFAVLSGK; translated from the coding sequence ATGTTTACTAAAATTTTAAAATCATTTATTCTAATTTCTTTTTTATCGTTATTTTTGATTGGATGCGTTAATAATGCAAGCGAAGAAGTAAGTGAAATTCATCCGTCTTTTATACCTGCAGTTTATAGTTTAGACGATTTGGTAATCACTAACAGAAATCAAGTCGCTGGCGGAAATGGCGATTTAGTCGTAAAATACGCTTTCGTTAGAGATAACGCTCCAAAAGATTTTACTACAAAAGAAATGGGATATATGACATTAATGCCTGGCGATTCTGTTGGACTTCATAAGCATGAAGGAAACGAAGATAGCTATTTAATAGTATCTGGAGTTGGAACTTATACCGATGAAGACGGAAGTCAATACGAGGTTAAAGCTGGCGATATGACTATATGCCGTTCTGGACATAGCCATGCTTTATCTAATAGCAGTCAATCGCCTTTAATATTTTTTGCCGTTTTATCAGGAAAGTAA
- a CDS encoding peptide ABC transporter substrate-binding protein, producing MKNLIILFTTLFLLVFVSCDNQKSKNSFKEGEISINLGGEPRTLDPTLNSLSFGSIYMIHFFEGLTKRDIKDNVVPGMAESWDISKDGLKYTFHLRTNAKWSDGKSVIASDFEYALKRAANPKTAATYSHMLNVIKNARLIISGKAEVDDLQVKALDDYTLEIILENPTPYFLEYISVSSPYFPVRKDIIETYGDNWSRNPETYIVNGPYIMTERKQDEKIVMEVNSNYYDKDYIVAEKINILIMDDSNTALAAMKNGDLQFSVIEAPMGEIPSLMKENYILQEPAYGIYFLEINSQKGVLTNKNIRKALSLAFDRNYIISNVTKMNQIPAGAFVSPNLKDYDGKDFRANGGNYIDIDNYQNNVDKAKKLMADAGYPNGENFPVLEIRTTPGYFTLICEAIQDMYRSNLGIDILIKSEEYNATYQAMIQKDYDLARTGWTADFSEPMAMLNFFSKTSAVNHTGFESEEFNNLLEFASKTQNQKERMEALHKAENILFDYMPVIPIIYRMDPFMISPKLKGAIFNPLGRYKFNYAYIEK from the coding sequence ATGAAAAATTTAATTATTTTATTTACGACTTTATTTTTATTGGTTTTTGTTTCATGCGATAATCAAAAATCTAAAAATTCTTTTAAGGAAGGAGAGATATCGATTAATTTGGGAGGCGAGCCGAGAACATTAGACCCAACTTTAAACTCTTTAAGTTTCGGTTCTATTTATATGATTCATTTTTTTGAAGGTTTAACCAAAAGAGATATTAAAGATAATGTAGTTCCTGGTATGGCAGAAAGTTGGGATATATCTAAAGACGGATTAAAATATACTTTTCATTTAAGAACAAACGCTAAATGGAGCGATGGAAAATCCGTTATCGCTTCCGATTTTGAATACGCGTTAAAAAGAGCGGCTAATCCTAAAACGGCTGCAACTTATTCGCATATGCTTAATGTTATAAAAAATGCAAGATTAATAATAAGCGGAAAGGCTGAAGTTGATGATTTGCAAGTTAAGGCTTTGGACGATTATACTTTGGAAATAATTTTAGAAAATCCTACGCCTTATTTTTTGGAATATATATCGGTTAGCAGTCCTTATTTTCCCGTTAGAAAAGATATTATAGAAACTTACGGAGATAATTGGAGCAGAAATCCAGAAACATATATTGTAAACGGACCTTATATTATGACGGAAAGAAAGCAAGACGAAAAAATAGTTATGGAAGTTAATTCAAATTATTACGACAAAGATTATATTGTAGCTGAGAAAATAAATATTCTTATAATGGACGATTCAAATACCGCTTTAGCTGCTATGAAAAATGGCGATTTGCAATTTTCGGTTATAGAAGCGCCTATGGGCGAAATACCTTCTTTAATGAAAGAAAATTATATTTTGCAAGAGCCAGCTTACGGAATATATTTTTTAGAAATAAACTCTCAAAAAGGAGTTTTGACTAATAAAAATATAAGAAAAGCATTATCTTTAGCTTTCGACAGAAATTATATAATATCAAATGTAACTAAAATGAATCAAATTCCCGCGGGAGCCTTTGTCTCTCCAAATTTGAAAGATTATGACGGAAAAGATTTTAGAGCAAACGGCGGAAATTATATCGATATTGACAATTATCAAAACAATGTGGATAAAGCTAAAAAATTAATGGCAGACGCGGGCTATCCTAACGGAGAAAATTTTCCCGTTTTGGAGATTAGAACTACGCCTGGATATTTTACTCTTATATGCGAAGCTATTCAAGATATGTATAGAAGCAATTTGGGAATAGACATATTAATAAAGTCGGAAGAATATAACGCGACTTATCAGGCTATGATTCAAAAAGATTATGATTTGGCAAGAACGGGATGGACCGCGGATTTTAGCGAACCTATGGCTATGCTTAATTTCTTTTCAAAAACGAGTGCGGTAAATCATACGGGATTTGAAAGCGAAGAGTTTAATAATTTGCTTGAGTTTGCATCAAAAACTCAAAATCAAAAAGAAAGGATGGAAGCCTTGCATAAAGCGGAAAATATATTATTCGATTATATGCCTGTAATTCCAATAATTTACAGAATGGACCCTTTTATGATAAGTCCAAAATTGAAAGGAGCTATATTTAATCCTTTGGGAAGATATAAATTTAATTACGCTTATATTGAAAAATGA
- a CDS encoding DUF4198 domain-containing protein: MKRFKISVVSAAVAACMAIMPMTVFAHGAWFAKRSDRTQLVVGEGWKDNSYNPKGLLKMIAYNSSYTQTYIKSLKGKDYIYIEPKSDVSVVYVELDYGYWSNTPEGEWVPYPMDKVKGSTVGTHAIKYSVNYLGNVDKVKPLDNMLYQLVPSVDPTKLKVGEKFTVQLLHNGKPMANVNIIPDVINHHTEAIKTDKNGIATVEASNGGVNVIGCEMEVPYENEGIDNKATRSKVFVSLSFTLYPEEED; this comes from the coding sequence ATGAAGAGATTCAAAATTTCTGTCGTTTCTGCAGCGGTTGCTGCTTGTATGGCTATTATGCCTATGACTGTATTTGCTCATGGGGCATGGTTTGCTAAAAGGTCGGATAGAACCCAGTTAGTAGTCGGGGAAGGTTGGAAAGATAATTCCTATAATCCAAAAGGGTTGCTTAAAATGATAGCTTACAATTCAAGCTATACGCAGACGTATATAAAATCGCTTAAAGGCAAAGATTACATATATATTGAGCCTAAAAGCGATGTTTCCGTTGTATATGTAGAACTTGACTATGGATATTGGAGCAATACTCCTGAAGGAGAGTGGGTCCCTTATCCAATGGATAAAGTTAAAGGTTCTACAGTGGGAACTCACGCTATTAAATACAGCGTCAATTATCTTGGAAATGTAGATAAAGTAAAACCGCTCGATAATATGCTATATCAATTAGTTCCTTCCGTAGACCCAACAAAGCTTAAAGTAGGAGAAAAATTTACCGTTCAACTATTGCATAACGGTAAACCAATGGCAAATGTTAACATTATACCAGATGTTATAAATCATCATACAGAGGCTATAAAAACTGATAAAAACGGCATAGCTACTGTGGAAGCAAGTAACGGCGGCGTAAATGTCATTGGTTGCGAAATGGAAGTTCCTTATGAAAATGAAGGCATCGACAATAAAGCCACGCGCAGTAAAGTTTTTGTTAGCTTAAGTTTTACTTTATATCCTGAAGAAGAGGATTAA